One Cryobacterium psychrophilum DNA segment encodes these proteins:
- a CDS encoding ABC transporter ATP-binding protein, whose protein sequence is MSESSTTDKPAARPPRGGGPFGGMNLPAEKALNFTASGKRLVGKLRPERLWLALVFGLAVISVTFAVLGPRLLGEGTNLIFSGIVSKALPTGTTQAAVIDQLRASGDTARADMLSGMTLTPGLGIDFAMLSTVLFWALALYVLSSVFSWLQAFVLNGIVQRTVYRLREEIEAKINRLPLSYFDKRPRGDLLSRVTNDVDNISQSLQQSLSQVVTSLLTVIGVIVMMFLLSPLLALIALVTVPLTLVITALIAKRSQKLFVGQWRNTGELNGQIEETFTGHALVKVFGRQKEVEERFTAKNEELYEASFGAQFISGLIMPAMTFIGNLVYVAIAVAGGLQVASGAMQLGDVQAFIQYSRQFTQPLAQLGSMANLLQSGVASAERVFDLLDAEEQSEDLQEAETPEGMHGRLVFEDVSFRYTPDRPLIADLSLVAEPGQTIAIVGPTGAGKTTLVNLMMRFYEIDSGRILLDGVDVAQMTRRDLRSRMGMVLQDTWLFGGTIRDNIAYGRPESTEEEILDAAKATYVDRFVHSLPDGYDTVLDDEGGNVSAGEMQLLTIARAFLAKPSVLILDEATSSVDTRTEVLVQKAMSALRAERTSFVIAHRLSTIRDADLILVMESGRIVEQGSHADLLAAGGAYHALYEAQFAAPIADEV, encoded by the coding sequence ATGAGCGAGTCCAGCACCACCGACAAGCCGGCCGCACGTCCGCCGCGCGGCGGTGGACCCTTCGGCGGTATGAACCTGCCAGCCGAGAAGGCGCTGAACTTCACGGCCTCCGGCAAGCGGCTCGTGGGGAAGCTGCGCCCGGAGCGACTGTGGCTTGCGCTCGTGTTCGGACTGGCCGTCATCAGTGTCACGTTCGCCGTGCTGGGCCCACGTCTTCTCGGCGAGGGCACCAACCTCATCTTCTCCGGCATCGTCTCGAAGGCGCTGCCGACGGGAACGACGCAGGCCGCCGTCATTGATCAACTACGTGCCTCCGGCGATACGGCCAGGGCCGACATGCTCAGCGGGATGACACTCACACCGGGGCTCGGCATCGACTTTGCGATGCTCTCCACCGTGTTGTTCTGGGCGCTCGCGCTCTACGTGCTCTCGAGCGTGTTCAGCTGGCTGCAGGCGTTCGTCCTCAATGGCATTGTTCAGCGCACCGTGTATCGCCTGCGTGAGGAGATCGAGGCCAAGATCAACCGCCTCCCGCTGAGCTACTTTGACAAGCGGCCGCGCGGCGATCTGCTCAGCCGCGTGACCAACGACGTGGACAATATCTCGCAGAGCCTGCAACAGTCGCTCAGCCAGGTCGTCACCTCACTGCTCACCGTGATCGGTGTCATCGTGATGATGTTCCTGCTGTCGCCGCTGCTCGCGCTCATCGCCCTCGTGACGGTGCCGCTGACCCTGGTGATCACCGCACTCATCGCCAAGCGCTCCCAGAAACTATTCGTGGGGCAATGGAGAAACACGGGCGAGCTCAACGGCCAGATCGAGGAGACCTTCACCGGCCATGCGCTCGTGAAGGTATTCGGTCGGCAGAAAGAGGTCGAAGAACGTTTCACAGCAAAAAATGAGGAGCTGTACGAGGCGAGTTTCGGCGCGCAGTTCATCAGCGGCCTGATCATGCCGGCGATGACCTTCATCGGCAACCTCGTGTACGTGGCGATCGCGGTCGCCGGTGGCCTGCAGGTGGCCTCCGGGGCCATGCAGCTCGGTGATGTGCAGGCCTTCATCCAGTATTCCCGCCAATTCACGCAGCCGCTCGCACAGCTCGGATCGATGGCGAACCTGCTGCAGTCCGGCGTCGCATCCGCTGAGCGAGTCTTCGACCTGCTCGATGCCGAGGAGCAGAGCGAAGATCTCCAGGAAGCCGAAACACCCGAGGGGATGCACGGGCGCCTGGTCTTCGAAGACGTGTCGTTCCGCTACACGCCGGACCGGCCGCTGATCGCAGACCTGAGCCTCGTGGCTGAGCCCGGGCAGACGATCGCCATTGTGGGGCCGACGGGTGCGGGAAAGACCACCCTCGTCAACCTCATGATGCGCTTCTACGAGATCGACTCGGGACGCATTCTGCTCGACGGCGTTGACGTGGCTCAGATGACGCGTCGCGACCTGCGCAGCCGAATGGGCATGGTGCTGCAGGACACGTGGCTGTTCGGTGGAACGATTCGCGACAACATCGCCTACGGCCGGCCGGAGTCCACGGAGGAGGAAATACTCGACGCCGCCAAGGCCACGTATGTTGACCGGTTCGTGCACTCCCTGCCCGACGGCTACGATACGGTGCTCGACGATGAGGGCGGCAACGTGAGTGCTGGTGAGATGCAGCTGCTCACGATTGCGCGGGCATTCCTGGCCAAGCCGAGCGTGCTCATCCTCGATGAGGCCACGAGTTCCGTGGACACCCGCACCGAGGTGCTCGTGCAGAAGGCGATGAGCGCGCTGCGGGCCGAACGCACGAGCTTCGTTATCGCGCACCGGCTGTCGACGATTCGTGATGCCGACCTCATCCTTGTGATGGAATCCGGCCGGATCGTGGAGCAGGGCAGCCACGCGGACCTGCTTGCCGCCGGTGGGGCCTACCACGCGCTCTACGAGGCGCAGTTCGCCGCTCCCATCGCGGACGAGGTCTGA